TATGCAGGCCGAAGCGCGCCTGGCGCAGGCGCGTAACAACCTGCTGACCGAGCAGACCAACCTGGAAGACGCGAAAACCACCTTTGTCAGCGTGACCGGTATGGACCCGCAGGGCTTAAGCCAGCCAGAGAGCATTGACTCTCAGCTTCCGACCTCGCTGGAAGACGCCAAAAGCCGAATGGAAAAAAACAATCCATTACTGAAGTCCGCCAATGCGGATATCGAAGCTGCACACCAGCAGTATGAAGCCTCAAAATCCACTTTCTACCCACGCGTGGACGTAGAGCTTTCCCGCGGGATTAGCAATAACACCGATACCACCAGCGCACACACCGAAGAGTGGGAAGCGATGGTAAAACTGCACTACAACCTGTACCAGGGCGGCAGCGACAAAGCCAGCATGAACTCCCGCGCTTATCTGCACAAGCAGGCTCAGGATGTGCGCAATAACACGCTTCGCCAGTTGAATCAGGAGCTGCGCCTGGCCTGGACTGCGCTGCAAAACGCACGCGCCCAACTGCCTTCGGCAGAAGAATATGCTGACCGCAGCGTCAAAGTGCGCACGGCGTATCAGGATCAATTTAGTCTTGGCGAACGTACGCTGCTGGATTTACTCGATAGTGAAAATGAAGTGTTCTCCTCTAAACGTCGCCTTGTTGAATTACGTTATCTGGCAATGACCAGCGGCTATCGTATTAGCGAACGCACCGGCGAATTAATGAATATTCTAAAAATCACACCGCCGCCGTCAGGGCAACCGGTAGATTCTGCAGAAGACAATAGTTTACCGGAACTTCATTAATAATTATTAATACCCAATAAATCTCTGACCTGCACGCTTATTATTAGCTTGCTATTATTTAGCCGTGCACGGTCAGAATGGTTGCGAAAATGAGTGCACAAGCCGAATTATTAAATGAAGTTTCCGAGAATGATGCTAACCCTAATTCTCACCATCACGACCCACGTAGCCATAATGACGACCCATTATTGGATAGCTTACTTATTCTGTGTTCTCTGCATGGTAAATCGGCGAGTCGTTCAACATTAAGCTGCGGCCTACCATTAGAAAGCGATCGGCTCACGCTGGATATATTTCCACGCGCGGCGGCAAGAGCCGGTTTAAAAGCACGAGTCGTCACGCGCACGCTCGATAAAATTCCGGCAATGTCCCTGCCTGCGGTCTTGTTGCTGAATACAGGCGGAACCGGCGTATTGCTGGCATGGAACGATGACGGTAGCGCCCGCTTTATGCCCAGCGAAAGCGAGGGTGGGGAAATTTGCGTCGATTTAGCCACGCTTGAGCGCAACTATGCGGGTAAAGTCATTTTTGCGCATCCGCGTCATGAATTCGATTTGCAGGCGGAAGCCTTCCTGCCGCGCACTAAATCCTGGTTCAAAGATACGCTGAAGCTGTCACGTTTTCTGTATATGGATGCGGTGCTGGCCAGCCTGCTGATCAACCTGATTGCGCTCGGCACGCCGCTTTTTACCATGAACGTCTATGACCGCGTGGTGCCAAACCAGGCAACGGTCACGCTGTGGGTGTTGGCGGTCGGGATCTGTCTGGCGTTTATCTTTGACCTGATCCTGAAAATGCTACGCGGTATCTGTTTGGATATTGCGGGTAAAAAAAGCGATCTCATCATCTCCTCGACCCTGTTTGAACGCATTATCGGCATGGAGATGAAAGAGCGCCCGGCGCGGGTGGGAAGCTTTGCGCAAAACATTCATGAATTTCAGTCGCTGCGTGATTTCCTCTCATCGCTCACGCTGACGACGATTATCGATCTGCCCTTCACCCTGTTGCTGCTGATTGTTATCGGTATTATCGGCGGTGCGCTGGCATGGATCCCGGTACTGACATTGCCGATTGCCCTGCTGTGCAGTTGGGCGCTGCAAAAGCCGGTCAACGACGCGGTGGCAAAAACCATGAGCCTCGCCAGCGAACGTCAGGCATTGCTGATAGAAACCCTCAGCAGCCTGGACGCCATCAAAGTGAACAATGCCCAAAGCGAACGCCAGTTCCAGTGGGAGCAGACGCTGGGCAGCCTGAGCCGTCTGGAGCTGCGCGTAAAAACCTTGTCCAGCCTGGCCAGCAATCTCACCGGCTGGTTCCAGCAAATTTCGGGCGTAGTGATGATCATCGTCGGCGTATACATGATTATCGGCGGCAAGTTGAGTATGGGGGGCTTGATTGCCTGCTACATGCTTAACGGTCGCGCACTGATGCCGCTGGGCCAGCTCACCGGCCTTATCGCCCGCTATCAGCAGGCGAAGCTCACCATCAAAAATACCGACAAAATGATGTCACTGGCGCAGGAGCGTCGCGCGGATGAAAACCCGCTCAAGCGCGAACAGTTACAGGGCAGCATTGAATTCCGCGATGTGGATTTCAGCTATCCGGAGCAACAAAACCTGTCGCTGTACAAAATTAACCTGACCATTCAGCCCGGCGAACGCATCGGCATTATCGGACGTAGCGGTTCCGGAAAAAGTTCACTGAGTAAACTTATCGTCAATTTGTACCAACCGAGCGCCGGGAACCTGCTGATCGACGGTATCGACTCTCGACAGTTGGATGTGAACGATCTGCGCCACAGCATCGGCTACGTACCGCAGGACATCCAGTTGTTTAACGGTACGCTGCGCGACAACCTGCTGTGTGGGGCGCGCTATGTCGATGACGAAACCATGCTGAGAGCGGCAGAACTGGCGGGCGTCAACGATTTCGCTCGTCTGCATCCTGACGGCTATAACCTGCAGGTCGGGGAGCGCGGCTCTCAGCTTTCCGGCGGTCAACGGCAGGCGGTGGCGCTTGCCCGCGCGCTGCTGCTGGATCCCCCTCTCCTGCTACTGGATGAACCCACCAGTTCGATGGACAACACCAGCGAAGAGAAGATCAAACACGCGCTGGCTCCCTGCATCGCGGGAAAAACGTTATTACTGGTCACGCACCGCGCCTCCATGCTGTCGCTGGTTGACCGTCTGATTATTGTTGATAAAGGACGCATCATCGCAGACGGCCCGAAAGCGGTAGTGATGGATGCGTTGAAAAAGGGGCAGATTAATGCATCTCGCTGATTTCCTGGCTCGTGCCCGCCGCTACCTGCCGCACTACTTTCGCGGTCGTGATGAAAATCAAACCGACAGTATTAATGAGGTCAGCCAGGCCATTATTGATGACGCCCCAAGAGTGATACGACTGACGCTGTGGACGATCCTCGCACTGGTGGTGTTGTCTTTTGTGTGGGCCGGTTTTGCCAAAATTGATGAAGTCACGCGCGGTGAGGGAAAAGCGATCCCCTCATCTAAGCTGCAAAAAATCCAGAACCTGGAAGGGGGCATTGTCACCGAACTGTATGTTCACGAAGGGCAAATCGTTAACGCCGGAACCCCGTTACTGCACCTTGATGACACGCGCTTTGCGTCCAATGTTGGCGAAACAGAAGCCGATAAGCTTGGCCTGCGCGCCAAGGTAGAACGCCTGACGGCGGAAGTTGAAGACCGAGAGTTTGTGATTTCCCCAGAAATAGCCAGCCAGGCGCCGGATGTCGCCCGGGGAGAAACCGAGCTGTACAACAGCCGCCGGGAGCAGTTTCACAACGAAATATCCGGGCTCGAAGAACAGCTGGTGCAGAAAAAACAGGAACTGCGCGACTTTGAATCGAAGGAAGATCAGTTTAAGCACAGCCTCGGGTTAATACGCCAGGAAATCAAAATGTCCGAGCCGCTGCTCGCCTCGGGCGCGATTTCAAAAGTCGAACTGCTGCGCCTGCGCCGTACCGAAGTGGAAACCGCCGGGCAGCTCAACTCTATTAGCCTGTCGCTGCCCAAGGCGGCATCAGAAATTAAAGAGATTGAGAATAAAATCGGTGAAAGTCGTGGTCGTTTCCAGAGCGATGCGCTGGCCCAGCTCAACGAGGCGCGAACAAATCTCAGCAAGACCCAGGCCAGTGTTAAAGCGCTGGAAGACCGGGTAAACCGGACGATGGTTACTTCACCAGTGCGCGGTATCGTTCAGCAGGTAATGGTGAACACTATCGGCGGCGTCATTCAGCCGGGCAGCGATCTGGTGGAAATCGTTCCTCTGGATGACAAGCTGTTAATCGAAGCCAAAATACAACCGCGCGATATCGCCTTCCTCCATCCGGGCCAGCACGCGATGGTGAAATTTACCGCTTACGATTACACCATCTATGGTGGCCTGCAAGGCGAAGTGGTGCAGATAAGTCCAGACACCGTTACCGACAAGCAGGGACGGAGCTTTTATATTGTGCGTTTGCAAACGGACAAAAATTACCTGGGAACAAAAGAGCATCCGATGCTGATCATTCCCGGCATGGTGGCGAGCGTCGATATTCTCACCGGTAAGAAAACGATTCTGAGCTATCTGTTAAAACCGATTATTCGCGCACGCGCGGAGGCACTCAGAGAACGTTAATCGGTTGTGCTCCCTTTCATTATTGTTAGGGAGCACAGAGATTATAACGGCGTGCAAAAAGAAAGTTTTCCGCGATTCAGGGTGATTTTCCCGTCATTAACCAGCTCCTGTAACACCTTATGGATGGCGCTGCGTGAGATATGATTGCGGGTCAAAATAAAGGTATACACGGATGTTTTCTCTCGGACATCGGGTTCCATCGCCCAGATATATTTCACGTGCTCAATAATCTGCTCGCGAATAGTACGATGTGACTGCAACGCTTCCCGCTGGAAATAACGCTGAAGATGGTGCGTTAAGATATCAAACGCCTGCTTCCATAAGTTTTTAGCGGTAAACAGGAGATCGGCATTTTGCACGCTCATCGCCCACATCTCGCAATCGGTATCACAACGTAAATAGTGTCCTGCCACTTCCGTACGCATTTGTGGCAGGCCGAGAATAGCCGGTGCAGAAATACTCACGGTGACTAAGTCATTTTCCACACGATAAACAGAGACAGTCCCTTTCTCCAAAAACAAGATATTGCCATCAATCTTCAAATCAATACGCTGACGTTTTTTGCGTAACGACAGCCAGGCATTATCCGACTTCTTCATTTCATCGCCAACGAGCACTACAGCATTTTCAATTTCTTTCTGGAACATGGGACTCTCTACCGCAAATTAAGGCTTTGTCTAAACGAGGGTAAATTTACTCAGCACGAAAAATAAATGTCAGCCTACAAACAAGCTGACATTTATTCCCATCTACATCTACCACCGACATTCCCTGGTGCCGTTGACGCGTTCAGGCTCATGCTGTTTTCGCGTGGTGGTGCCGGGCAGTATAGGGCGCTGTCCATAAAGAATTAATGGCAATCATCTTTGTCGACATTATTTCATCTTTCTGTTCTTTGCGAAGTAGCCAAAAAGACACAATTCATTGATTTTTATATGGTTTATTTTCATTAAAAAGTTATCACTATTGTTATATTATGATACTAAATTGAAACACTTAGCGGTTCCCTTTGTAGAGTCGGGGCCATACTGGTGGTCTTTATAGGCTAAGTGGTATCATGGCTCTCCAGCCGCCTGGCGCATCAGCAAGAGTAGAGACATTATGTCTGAGACTGGCAATGTCAGTTATCTGATTGAAAAAATAATAATATTTACGCCAGCGACGCAATGTCTGGCGCGGGTGGATCAACCCAATCAGCGGATAAAACTCAAACACTCGGCGTCATTATGTCTTTTATTACTTATTCAACATCGCGGACAAGTGGTTTCACAAAACGAACTGCTGGAATTCGGCTGGGGTAAAAATCACCGTCAGGTGAGCTTCAATGCCTTTTATCAAAGCATTCTCTCTTTGCGTAAAAGCCTGCTACAGCTGGAGCTGGAACAACCGCTTATCACCACAATCCCCCGCAGAGGGCTGATCATTCAGGACGAGTTTGATATTCAGGTGATTGAAACGCCGGAGGAGAGCGCTTCTTCTACCGTTGAACCTTTAGCACCGGATGCCGCCATCGAAGAACTGTTAGCTGGCACACCACGCCAACCATTGATAACCACTGCAGAAACGGTAATGCTGACCATTACCCTGATAATTTGCGTGCTTATATTGTATCCGTGGCAAACCAACGATAACTATTTCTCCGGCTATATCGCCGCAGGCAATGCACCTACTGACTGTCAGTATTATTTTAATAATGATGCCAGTAATTTCTCCCGACATACCGCGTTTATCGACAAAAATCCGGGACTGTGCCAAAGCCATAAATTTATCTATATCACCACCTACCCTGAATCCAAGAAATTGTCCGTGCTTGTGTGTCGCTCACCGATGAAAGCGAGGCAGGAAAACGCCTGTCAGTCGGTTTATTTTCCACGGTATGATAGCTAATGAATCTTTATCCCAGAACGTCCCGCATTCAGACTGGTATTATCCTGCTGCTTTGTTTTGTTACGCTAATTGTCGCCGTGGTCTATCGGTACAGTAAAAACAATGGCGAGTTACATAATCTGACCTGCCGCTCAGCCATCGAAATTGTCCGTAATACCACCTCATTTCGTGGCATCATTGATATAAAAACCGGCGGCAGCAAAGGTATTGTGAATATTGATGGCATTATCAAAGATGCCGAAAATAATGAACAGACCGTGCAACGCATGGTGCTTTTTACGCAATCCAGCTACGGCTCAAGCCCGGTCTGGATTTCACAGAAAATCCAGATCTCTAATCGCGAAACGGCACCCGCCACTCTCATTCAGGACTTGCTCCCCGACTTTTTCCTGACCAACACCAGCGTATCCAACGTCGATTTTTTTGCGCTAAATAGCGAGACGTATCTGATTACCAAAGAGGGGATACCGTATCTCTACTGCCAGAACTATGCGTTGCCGGAAAATGAATAATCAGGATGCGTTCTGGCGGCAAAACCTACGGGTGAATCTCAGTCGTTGTCGGTGATAAGATAGGCCATTCTGGCCGAGCTAAAGCTCGTGGTTACTGCCCTTCTGGCGGCTTTCGAATAACAAATTTGTGGGTTTATGTGAGTTTCCAGGGGCTCATGTGAGACTGCCCAAGTACCCAAAAAGATTAAAAAAAGAGCAAAAACGATATGAAAGAGTCACTTGATACGGACTTCACCAACCATACCCCAATGATGCAGCAGTATCTCAAGCTGAAGGCTCAGCACCCGGAGATACTGTTGTTTTACCGCATGGGCGACTTTTACGAACTGTTTTATGATGACGCGAAACGCGCGTCTCAGTTGCTTGATATCTCCCTGACCAAACGCGGCGCGTCTGCGGGCGAGCCAATCCCGATGGCGGGCATTCCTCATCATGCGGTAGAAAACTACCTCGCCAAGCTGGTCAATCAGGGTGAGTCCGTTGCTATTTGTGAGCAAATTGGCGATCCGGCGACCAGCAAAGGTCCGGTTGAGCGCAAAGTGGTGCGTATTGTCACGCCTGGCACCATCAGTGATGAAGCACTGCTGCAGGAACGTCAGGACAACCTGCTGGCTGCCATCTGGCAGGACAGTAAAGGTTATGGTTACGCAACGCTTGATATCAGCTCCGGGCGTTTTCGCGTCAGTGAACCCGCTGACCGCGAAACGATGGCCGCTGAATTGCAGCGCACCAACCCCGCGGAACTGCTGTATGCCGAGGATTTCGCCGAAACCTCACTGATTGAGGGGCGTCGCGGCCTGCGTCGTCGCCCGCTGTGGGAATTTGAAATTGATACCGCCCGCCAGCAGTTAAACCTGCAGTTTGGCACGCGGGATTTAATCGGCTTTGGCGTGGAAAACGCCCCGCGCGGGCTCTGCGCAGCCGGTTGTCTGTTGCAGTACGTAAAAGATACCCAGCGCACCTCGCTGCCGCATATTCGTTCCATCACCATGGAGCGCCAGCAGGACAGCATCATCATGGACGCCGCCACGCGCCGCAACCTGGAAATCACCCAGAACCTGGCGGGCGGCTTTGAAAACACGCTGGCGTCAGTTCTCGACTGCACCGTGACGCCGATGGGCAGTCGTATGCTCAAGCGCTGGCTGCATATGCCGGTGCGCGACACCAAAATCCTCACCGAGCGCCAACAGACCATCGGCGCGCTGCAGGATACCACCAGCGAATTACAACCCGTACTGCGTCAGGTAGGTGACCTGGAGCGTATTCTGGCGCGTCTGGCCCTGCGCACCGCGCGCCCGCGCGATCTGGCCCGTATGCGTCATGCTTTCCAGCAATTACCAGAACTACGCGCACAGTTGGAAAACGTAGTCAGTGCCCCGGTGCAGATGCTGCGCGAGAAAATGGGTGAGTTTACCGAGCTGCGTGAACTGCTGGAGCGCGCCGTGGTGGAAACGCCGCCGGTGCTGGTACGCGACGGCGGCGTCATTGCCCCGGGCTATAACGAAGAACTGGATGAGTGGCGAGCGCTGGCTGATGGCGCAACCGACTACCTCGACCGACTGGAAATCCGCGAACGCGAACGCACCGGTCTGGATACGCTGAAAGTCGGGTTTAACGCCGTACACGGCTACTACATTCAGATCAGTCGCGGGCAAAGCCATCTGGCGCCGATTAACTACGTGCGTCGCCAGACGTTGAAAAACGCCGAACGCTACATTATTCCGGAACTGAAAGAGTACGAAGACAAAGTTTTGACCTCAAAAGGCAAAGCGCTGGCGCTGGAAAAACAGCTATACGACGAACTGTTCGACATGCTGCTGCCGCACCTGGCTGATTTACAACAGAGCGCCAGCGCGTTGGCGGAACTGGACGTACTGGTCAACCTCGCAGAACGTGCTTATACCCTGAATTACACCTGCCCGACCTTCACCGACAAGCCTGGTATTCGTATTACCGAGGGACGTCATCCGGTGGTGGAACAGGTGCTGACCGAGCCGTTTATCGCCAACCCGCTTAACCTCTCGCCTCAGCGGCGGATGCTGATCATCACCGGCCCGAACATGGGGGGTAAAAGTACCTATATGCGCCAGACCGCGTTGATTGCTCTGCTGGCCTATATCGGCAGCTACGTTCCGGCGCAGAAAGTGGAGATTGGGCCTATCGACCGCATCTTTACCCGCGTGGGCGCGGCGGATGATCTGGCATCTGGTCGTTCCACCTTCATGGTAGAAATGACTGAAACCGCCAACATTCTGCACAACGCCACCGAGAACAGCCTGGTGCTGATGGATGAGATTGGGCGCGGTACCTCCACCTACGACGGCCTGTCGCTGGCGTGGGCGTGCGCGGAAAACCTGGCCAATAAAATCAAAGCATTAACGTTATTTGCCACCCACTACTTCGAACTGACTCAGTTACCGGAGAAGATGGAGGGCGTAGCAAATGTGCATCTGGACGCACTAGAGCACGGCGATACCATCGCCTTCATGCACAGCGTACAGGATGGTGCGGCGAGCAAGAGTTATGGCCTGGCGGTCGCAGCCCTGGCGGGCGTGCCGAAAGAGGTGATTAAACGCGCGCGGCAAAAACTGCGCGAACTGGAAAGCATCGCGCCGAATGTTGCCGCAACCCAAGTCGACGGTACGCAGATGTCGCTGTTGTCGGTTCCG
The Citrobacter arsenatis DNA segment above includes these coding regions:
- a CDS encoding helix-turn-helix domain-containing protein gives rise to the protein MFQKEIENAVVLVGDEMKKSDNAWLSLRKKRQRIDLKIDGNILFLEKGTVSVYRVENDLVTVSISAPAILGLPQMRTEVAGHYLRCDTDCEMWAMSVQNADLLFTAKNLWKQAFDILTHHLQRYFQREALQSHRTIREQIIEHVKYIWAMEPDVREKTSVYTFILTRNHISRSAIHKVLQELVNDGKITLNRGKLSFCTPL
- a CDS encoding winged helix-turn-helix domain-containing protein, giving the protein MSETGNVSYLIEKIIIFTPATQCLARVDQPNQRIKLKHSASLCLLLLIQHRGQVVSQNELLEFGWGKNHRQVSFNAFYQSILSLRKSLLQLELEQPLITTIPRRGLIIQDEFDIQVIETPEESASSTVEPLAPDAAIEELLAGTPRQPLITTAETVMLTITLIICVLILYPWQTNDNYFSGYIAAGNAPTDCQYYFNNDASNFSRHTAFIDKNPGLCQSHKFIYITTYPESKKLSVLVCRSPMKARQENACQSVYFPRYDS
- the mutS gene encoding DNA mismatch repair protein MutS translates to MKESLDTDFTNHTPMMQQYLKLKAQHPEILLFYRMGDFYELFYDDAKRASQLLDISLTKRGASAGEPIPMAGIPHHAVENYLAKLVNQGESVAICEQIGDPATSKGPVERKVVRIVTPGTISDEALLQERQDNLLAAIWQDSKGYGYATLDISSGRFRVSEPADRETMAAELQRTNPAELLYAEDFAETSLIEGRRGLRRRPLWEFEIDTARQQLNLQFGTRDLIGFGVENAPRGLCAAGCLLQYVKDTQRTSLPHIRSITMERQQDSIIMDAATRRNLEITQNLAGGFENTLASVLDCTVTPMGSRMLKRWLHMPVRDTKILTERQQTIGALQDTTSELQPVLRQVGDLERILARLALRTARPRDLARMRHAFQQLPELRAQLENVVSAPVQMLREKMGEFTELRELLERAVVETPPVLVRDGGVIAPGYNEELDEWRALADGATDYLDRLEIRERERTGLDTLKVGFNAVHGYYIQISRGQSHLAPINYVRRQTLKNAERYIIPELKEYEDKVLTSKGKALALEKQLYDELFDMLLPHLADLQQSASALAELDVLVNLAERAYTLNYTCPTFTDKPGIRITEGRHPVVEQVLTEPFIANPLNLSPQRRMLIITGPNMGGKSTYMRQTALIALLAYIGSYVPAQKVEIGPIDRIFTRVGAADDLASGRSTFMVEMTETANILHNATENSLVLMDEIGRGTSTYDGLSLAWACAENLANKIKALTLFATHYFELTQLPEKMEGVANVHLDALEHGDTIAFMHSVQDGAASKSYGLAVAALAGVPKEVIKRARQKLRELESIAPNVAATQVDGTQMSLLSVPEETSPAVEALENLDPDSLTPRQALEWIYRLKSLV
- a CDS encoding TolC family outer membrane protein, whose product is MKKFLVFLLSCFSINAAIAEDLQNTVKDALANHPEVNAAINSRYSSEQELRAAQGGYLPSLNLNAEAGRKNVDDATTRAAGRNNGLTQSPNEATLSLEQNVFNGFATNSEVARQKATVDSRAWSVMNTSESTAYAVIQAYFDVLQREEFVHLAEDDLANHERIYDQIKLRTDQGVGRSGDFMQAEARLAQARNNLLTEQTNLEDAKTTFVSVTGMDPQGLSQPESIDSQLPTSLEDAKSRMEKNNPLLKSANADIEAAHQQYEASKSTFYPRVDVELSRGISNNTDTTSAHTEEWEAMVKLHYNLYQGGSDKASMNSRAYLHKQAQDVRNNTLRQLNQELRLAWTALQNARAQLPSAEEYADRSVKVRTAYQDQFSLGERTLLDLLDSENEVFSSKRRLVELRYLAMTSGYRISERTGELMNILKITPPPSGQPVDSAEDNSLPELH
- a CDS encoding type I secretion system permease/ATPase, which encodes MVAKMSAQAELLNEVSENDANPNSHHHDPRSHNDDPLLDSLLILCSLHGKSASRSTLSCGLPLESDRLTLDIFPRAAARAGLKARVVTRTLDKIPAMSLPAVLLLNTGGTGVLLAWNDDGSARFMPSESEGGEICVDLATLERNYAGKVIFAHPRHEFDLQAEAFLPRTKSWFKDTLKLSRFLYMDAVLASLLINLIALGTPLFTMNVYDRVVPNQATVTLWVLAVGICLAFIFDLILKMLRGICLDIAGKKSDLIISSTLFERIIGMEMKERPARVGSFAQNIHEFQSLRDFLSSLTLTTIIDLPFTLLLLIVIGIIGGALAWIPVLTLPIALLCSWALQKPVNDAVAKTMSLASERQALLIETLSSLDAIKVNNAQSERQFQWEQTLGSLSRLELRVKTLSSLASNLTGWFQQISGVVMIIVGVYMIIGGKLSMGGLIACYMLNGRALMPLGQLTGLIARYQQAKLTIKNTDKMMSLAQERRADENPLKREQLQGSIEFRDVDFSYPEQQNLSLYKINLTIQPGERIGIIGRSGSGKSSLSKLIVNLYQPSAGNLLIDGIDSRQLDVNDLRHSIGYVPQDIQLFNGTLRDNLLCGARYVDDETMLRAAELAGVNDFARLHPDGYNLQVGERGSQLSGGQRQAVALARALLLDPPLLLLDEPTSSMDNTSEEKIKHALAPCIAGKTLLLVTHRASMLSLVDRLIIVDKGRIIADGPKAVVMDALKKGQINASR
- a CDS encoding HlyD family type I secretion periplasmic adaptor subunit, producing MHLADFLARARRYLPHYFRGRDENQTDSINEVSQAIIDDAPRVIRLTLWTILALVVLSFVWAGFAKIDEVTRGEGKAIPSSKLQKIQNLEGGIVTELYVHEGQIVNAGTPLLHLDDTRFASNVGETEADKLGLRAKVERLTAEVEDREFVISPEIASQAPDVARGETELYNSRREQFHNEISGLEEQLVQKKQELRDFESKEDQFKHSLGLIRQEIKMSEPLLASGAISKVELLRLRRTEVETAGQLNSISLSLPKAASEIKEIENKIGESRGRFQSDALAQLNEARTNLSKTQASVKALEDRVNRTMVTSPVRGIVQQVMVNTIGGVIQPGSDLVEIVPLDDKLLIEAKIQPRDIAFLHPGQHAMVKFTAYDYTIYGGLQGEVVQISPDTVTDKQGRSFYIVRLQTDKNYLGTKEHPMLIIPGMVASVDILTGKKTILSYLLKPIIRARAEALRER